From the genome of uncultured Bacteroides sp.:
TATCTGAAAGCAAAGAAAAAATTCTTTGATGATCTTCCTAAGGATGCATTTGCCTTGACTAATGTTGATGACAAGAACGGAATGGTGATGTTACAGAATACAAAAGCCAGAACATATACTTACTCATTGAGAAGTCTTTGCGACTTTAAGGGTAGAATTCTTGAAAACCACTTTGAGGGAATGCTGCTTAGTTTCAACGAAAAAGAACTTGCAGTACAATTTATCGGTAAGTTCAATGCATCTAACTTATTAGCTGTGTTTGGAGCTGCTTGCTTGTTAGGCAAGAAAGAAGAAGATGTTTTGCTGGCACTTAGCACCCTTCGTCCGGTAGCCGGTCGCTTCGACTCACTTCGTTCACCACAGGGATATACCGCTATTGTAGATTATGCTCATACCCCTGATGCATTGGTAAATGTATTGAGTGCTATTCATGAAATACTTGAAGGCAAAGGGAAAATTATCACTGTAGTAGGTGCCGGAGGTAATCGTGATAAAGGAAAACGTCCTATCATGGCTCAGGAATCAGTAAAAGCAAGTGATAAAGTAATTATCACATCTGATAATCCACGTAACGAAGAGCCACAGGATATTATAAACGATATGCTGGCTGGTTTAAATGCTGAAGAGCGTAAGAATGTAATCACTATTGTTGATCGCAAAGAAGCTATTCGCACAGCTTGTATGTTAGCACAACCCGGAGATGTAATTCTTGTTGCAGGTAAAGGTCACGAAAATTATCAGGAAATTAAAGGTGTGAAACATCACTTTGATGATAAAGAAGTTCTTAGAGAAGTTTTCGGAAACTAATAAGTTAATACATTAAAGCTTATGTTATACTATTTATTTGAATATTTACATAAATTCGGTTTCCCGGGAGCAGGAGTATTTGGTTATATTTCTTTCCGTGCATTGATGGCTCTTATTCTATCACTGCTTATCTCATCTATTTACGGAAATAAGTTTATCGATACATTGAAACGTAAACAAATATCCGAAACTCAAAGAGATGCAAGCATTGACCCGTTTAATATAAACAAAGTAGGAGTACCAAGTATGGGTGGTGTCATTATTATTGTTGCCATACTTATTCCTTGCTTGTTACTTGGTAAGCTTACCAACGTATATATGATACTGATGCTGGTAACAACAGTTTGGCTTGGAACTCTTGGATTTCTGGATGACTATATTAAAATATTCAAAAAAGATAAAGAAGGACTTCACGGAAGATTCAAAATTGTAGGCCAGATTGGTCTGGGATTAATTGTAGGACTGACTCTTTATTACAGTCCGCAGGTGGTTATCCGTGAAAATATTGAAATAAAACAAGGAAAGCATATTGTAGATGTTATCCATACTAAAAGCAATATAAAATCTACCCAGACAACAATCCCTTTCTTCAAGGAAAATAACTTTGATTATGCAGATTTGGTTGGTTTTTTGGGAGACAAAGCTCAACCAGTGGGATGGATTATATTCGTATTGGTAACAATCTTTGTTGTAACTGCTGTATCCAACGGAGCTAACCTGAACGACGGAATGGACGGGATGGCCGCGGGGAACTCAGCAATTATAGGACTCACGCTGGGAATACTGGCTTACGTGTCCAGTCACCTGGAGTTCGCCAGTTATCTGAATATCATGTATATCCCCGGATGTGAAGAACTTGTAATCTTTATTTGTGCATTTATCGGTGCATTAATTGGTTTCTTATGGTACAATGCATACCCGGCACAAGTCTTTATGGGAGATACTGGTAGCTTAACCATTGGAGGAATTATTGCTGTATTCGCTATTATTATTCACAAAGAATTATTAATTCCTATATTATGTGGTGTGTTTCTCTGCGAAAATATCTCTGTCATTATGCAGGTTAGCTATTTCAAAAGAGGAAAGAAAAAAGGAGTTCGCCAACGAATCTTCAAACGTACTCCAATACACGACCATTTCCGTACAACGATAGCACAGCTTGATCCAACTTGTACGTACAGATTCACAAAACCAGCCAATGTGTATCATGAATCCAAAATAACTATCCGTTTCTGGATTGTTACCATTTTATTGGCTGCCATAACAATAATAACTTTAAAGATAAGATAACATGCCTAAAAGAATTGTCATATTAGGGGCTGGAGAAAGTGGAGCTGGTGCAGCCGTTTTAGCTAAGAAAAAAGGATTCAATGTTTTTGTATCGGATATGTCTATCATTAAAGACCAGTATAAGGAGCTTTTAGACTCAAAAGGTATTCAATGGGAAGAAGGAAAACATACAGAAGAACTTATTCTGAATGCCGACGAGATTATTAAAAGCCCCGGAATCCCTAACGATGCTCCGCTGATTCTGAAGTTAAAAGAAAAAGGTACTCCTATTATTTCCGAGATAGAATTTGCAGGAAGATATACGAATGCAAAGATGATCTGTATTACAGGAAGCAATGGAAAGACTACCACAACTTCTTTGATTTATCACATCTTTAAGAGTGCCGGACTAAATGTAGGTTTAGCTGGGAATATAGGTCAAAGTTTGGCTCTTCAGGTAGCTGAATGTAATTATGACTATTACATTATCGAGCTTAGCAGTTTCCAACTAGACAATATGTATGAGTTCAGGGCTAATATTGCCATTTTGATGAATATCACCCCTGATCATCTGGATCGCTATGATCATAATATGCAGAATTATATAGATTCAAAATTCCGCATCACTCAGAATCAGACAGATGAAGATGCATTCATTTTCTGGAATGATGATCCAATTATACAAGAACAATTAAAGAAGCATGGTATACATGCACACCTCTATCCTTTCTCCATAGAAAAGGAAGAAGGGGTTAAGGCTTATGTTGATAAAGATAAGGTTGTATTCAATGAGCCAATCGCTTTTAATATGGAGCAGGAAGAGTTAGCTCTCACCGGAACACATAATCTATATAACTCAATGGCCGCTGGTATTTCTGCTAATCTTGCAGGAATAAAGAAGGAATATAT
Proteins encoded in this window:
- the mraY gene encoding phospho-N-acetylmuramoyl-pentapeptide-transferase, with amino-acid sequence MLYYLFEYLHKFGFPGAGVFGYISFRALMALILSLLISSIYGNKFIDTLKRKQISETQRDASIDPFNINKVGVPSMGGVIIIVAILIPCLLLGKLTNVYMILMLVTTVWLGTLGFLDDYIKIFKKDKEGLHGRFKIVGQIGLGLIVGLTLYYSPQVVIRENIEIKQGKHIVDVIHTKSNIKSTQTTIPFFKENNFDYADLVGFLGDKAQPVGWIIFVLVTIFVVTAVSNGANLNDGMDGMAAGNSAIIGLTLGILAYVSSHLEFASYLNIMYIPGCEELVIFICAFIGALIGFLWYNAYPAQVFMGDTGSLTIGGIIAVFAIIIHKELLIPILCGVFLCENISVIMQVSYFKRGKKKGVRQRIFKRTPIHDHFRTTIAQLDPTCTYRFTKPANVYHESKITIRFWIVTILLAAITIITLKIR
- a CDS encoding UDP-N-acetylmuramoyl-L-alanyl-D-glutamate--2,6-diaminopimelate ligase, with translation MKLDQVIKNIQVTNLIGHSDIDLKGINSDSRNVESGHLFVAVKGTQTDGHSYISTAIEKGAIAVLCEELPTELSENVTYIQVKDTEDAVGKAATAFYGDPTSKLELVGVTGTNGKTTIATLLYDIFRHFGYKVGLLSTVCNYIDDEAVPATHTTPDPISLNELLGRMAEAGCKYVFMEVSSHSIDQKRISGLRYAGGIFTNLTRDHLDYHKTVENYLKAKKKFFDDLPKDAFALTNVDDKNGMVMLQNTKARTYTYSLRSLCDFKGRILENHFEGMLLSFNEKELAVQFIGKFNASNLLAVFGAACLLGKKEEDVLLALSTLRPVAGRFDSLRSPQGYTAIVDYAHTPDALVNVLSAIHEILEGKGKIITVVGAGGNRDKGKRPIMAQESVKASDKVIITSDNPRNEEPQDIINDMLAGLNAEERKNVITIVDRKEAIRTACMLAQPGDVILVAGKGHENYQEIKGVKHHFDDKEVLREVFGN
- the murD gene encoding UDP-N-acetylmuramoyl-L-alanine--D-glutamate ligase, yielding MPKRIVILGAGESGAGAAVLAKKKGFNVFVSDMSIIKDQYKELLDSKGIQWEEGKHTEELILNADEIIKSPGIPNDAPLILKLKEKGTPIISEIEFAGRYTNAKMICITGSNGKTTTTSLIYHIFKSAGLNVGLAGNIGQSLALQVAECNYDYYIIELSSFQLDNMYEFRANIAILMNITPDHLDRYDHNMQNYIDSKFRITQNQTDEDAFIFWNDDPIIQEQLKKHGIHAHLYPFSIEKEEGVKAYVDKDKVVFNEPIAFNMEQEELALTGTHNLYNSMAAGISANLAGIKKEYIRTALSDFKEVEHRLEKVARVRGVDFINDSKATNVNSCWYALESMKTKVVLIIGGKDKGNDYTEIEQLVKDKVSALVFLGLDNSKLHAFFDGKVEKIVDVTSMKDCVEQAFQLAKKGETVLLSPCCASFDLFNSYEDRGRQFKECVNNL